One window of the Bacillus sp. 2205SS5-2 genome contains the following:
- a CDS encoding ATP-dependent DNA helicase, producing the protein MKMKVAVRSLVEYVFRSGSIDARFRSSNTLTEGTRLHQKVQKKYEETAEVEYLLKEDLHCEGISFSVEGRCDGVLYPAGKVVIDEIKSTRRDLHTIEENDYPVHWAQGKFYAYMYAKQNQLDGLNVQLTYIHVDSEEIKQFQVHYSFSELCNFVQEVVRKYVPFAHWKLTHIEERQKSIQTLSFPFSSFRKNQRQLAGAVFKVVKEGKNLFANAPTGTGKTISTLFPTVKAMGEGHIERFFYLTAKTITRTTAEETLALLEAEGLKSKIVTITAKDKMCFKEKTLCHKEYCEFAADYYDKINEAILDILANEQALTRSVIEQYALKHRVCPFEFSLDLAYSADGIICDYNYIFDPRASLKRLWEEQKKSTTLLVDEAHNLVDRGREMFSASLRKSVFLDLRRSYQHQNKPLANTAKEINTYFISIRKQCENRGTYLRKEKDEALYELLLKFRTEAERVLPFYSEETAYGMLLETYFEVTRFLRIFELSEKGHVFYAEDQRKEVVVKLFCLDPSTSLASVRKGFKSTVYFSATLQPSAYFLHMLGGSEEDFTLKILSPFDKDKLDVSIQSLSTRYQHRAASVKAIVNTIQKELRSKAGNYLVFFPSYAYMNLVWEAVPEEDSYTKILQSNRMTENEREQYLSSFVQKPTKAHIGFAVLGGVFSEGIDLTRDRLIGVMVVGVGLPMLSLERDLIMNYFNEKETNGFHYSYTYPGMNKILQAGGRLIRTEEDSGRLILMDDRFLTKTYQDLLPAEWRDFRNYSKHFEGK; encoded by the coding sequence ATGAAGATGAAAGTAGCGGTTCGGTCGTTAGTGGAATATGTTTTTCGTAGTGGGAGCATTGATGCAAGGTTTCGTTCTTCCAACACATTGACGGAGGGAACAAGACTACATCAAAAGGTGCAAAAGAAATATGAGGAAACAGCAGAAGTAGAATACTTATTAAAAGAGGATCTTCATTGTGAAGGAATATCGTTTTCGGTAGAAGGGCGGTGTGATGGGGTTCTTTATCCTGCTGGAAAGGTAGTGATTGATGAAATTAAATCAACACGAAGAGATCTGCATACTATCGAAGAGAATGACTATCCTGTTCACTGGGCACAGGGGAAATTTTATGCTTATATGTATGCGAAGCAAAATCAACTCGATGGATTGAACGTTCAGCTTACGTATATTCATGTAGATTCTGAAGAAATTAAACAATTTCAAGTTCATTATTCCTTCTCTGAGCTCTGTAATTTTGTGCAAGAGGTAGTCAGGAAATATGTTCCTTTTGCTCACTGGAAGCTCACTCACATTGAGGAAAGACAAAAAAGTATTCAGACTCTATCATTTCCTTTTTCTTCTTTCAGAAAGAATCAACGGCAATTAGCCGGTGCTGTATTTAAAGTGGTGAAAGAAGGAAAAAATTTATTCGCTAATGCGCCAACAGGAACTGGAAAAACCATTTCGACGCTTTTTCCAACTGTAAAAGCGATGGGTGAGGGGCATATTGAGCGCTTCTTTTATTTGACCGCAAAAACAATAACGAGAACGACAGCAGAAGAAACGTTGGCTCTACTAGAGGCAGAAGGATTAAAATCAAAAATTGTGACGATAACTGCTAAAGACAAAATGTGCTTCAAAGAAAAAACACTTTGTCATAAAGAGTATTGTGAATTCGCTGCTGACTATTATGACAAAATCAATGAGGCAATACTAGATATTCTAGCCAATGAACAAGCTTTAACGCGGTCTGTGATTGAACAATATGCATTGAAGCATCGAGTTTGTCCGTTTGAATTTTCTCTTGATTTAGCATATAGTGCCGATGGAATTATTTGTGATTATAATTATATTTTTGATCCTCGTGCTTCATTAAAGCGCTTGTGGGAAGAACAAAAAAAGAGCACGACCCTTTTAGTAGACGAGGCTCATAATCTTGTGGATCGTGGACGGGAAATGTTTTCGGCAAGTCTTCGAAAATCGGTTTTTTTAGATTTGAGACGGTCTTATCAACATCAAAATAAACCATTAGCAAACACTGCTAAAGAGATAAACACCTATTTTATTAGTATCAGAAAGCAGTGTGAAAATCGTGGGACCTATTTGAGAAAAGAAAAAGATGAAGCTTTGTATGAGCTGTTATTGAAATTTAGAACAGAAGCAGAAAGAGTGCTTCCGTTCTATTCAGAAGAGACAGCGTATGGAATGTTGTTAGAAACGTATTTTGAAGTTACTCGCTTTTTACGTATTTTTGAATTGAGTGAAAAAGGTCATGTGTTTTATGCAGAGGATCAGCGCAAGGAAGTTGTGGTGAAATTATTCTGTTTGGATCCCTCTACTTCATTAGCTTCTGTTCGAAAAGGATTTAAGTCGACCGTGTACTTTTCTGCCACGTTGCAACCAAGCGCGTACTTTCTTCATATGCTTGGGGGGAGTGAAGAAGACTTTACACTAAAAATTCTTTCTCCTTTTGATAAGGACAAGCTGGATGTATCTATTCAATCACTATCGACAAGATATCAACACAGGGCAGCTTCGGTAAAGGCCATCGTAAATACAATTCAGAAAGAGTTGAGATCAAAAGCTGGCAACTACTTAGTGTTTTTCCCGTCGTATGCTTATATGAATTTAGTGTGGGAGGCAGTACCTGAAGAAGATTCCTATACGAAGATTTTGCAGTCAAATCGGATGACAGAGAATGAACGGGAACAGTATTTATCTTCTTTTGTACAAAAGCCAACCAAAGCTCATATTGGGTTTGCCGTCCTCGGCGGAGTCTTTTCAGAAGGAATTGATTTAACAAGAGATCGATTGATCGGTGTTATGGTAGTAGGAGTCGGGCTCCCCATGTTGAGCTTGGAACGAGATTTGATTATGAACTATTTCAATGAAAAAGAAACAAATGGCTTTCATTATTCTTATACCTATCCTGGTATGAATAAAATTCTTCAAGCAGGAGGGCGTTTAATCAGGACAGAAGAGGATTCGGGGAGATTAATCTTAATGGATGATCGTTTTTTAACAAAAACTTATCAAGACTTATTACCTGCTGAATGGCGAGATTTTCGTAATTATTCGAAACACTTCGAAGGAAAATGA
- a CDS encoding YkuS family protein: protein MAKVGVEQSLTNVMDALRQQGHQVVELNQEVDAQGCECCVVSGLDSNVSGVQTAVTKASVIEAKGLSTDEVCQEVQSRMP, encoded by the coding sequence ATGGCAAAAGTAGGAGTTGAACAATCGCTCACAAATGTAATGGATGCCCTCAGACAACAAGGTCACCAAGTAGTAGAACTAAATCAAGAAGTTGATGCACAAGGCTGCGAATGTTGTGTGGTATCTGGATTGGATTCAAATGTCTCGGGAGTTCAAACTGCGGTAACAAAAGCTTCTGTGATAGAAGCCAAAGGTTTGAGCACAGATGAGGTGTGTCAGGAAGTGCAATCTAGAATGCCGTAA
- a CDS encoding zinc dependent phospholipase C family protein, whose product MPNIWTHIIFAEKLSDELPLLSFSKEEQAYYRYGSQGPDPFFYHNFWPWKKSTVPQIGLNIHYQHCGPFLMNMIMEGKKAIDSRINAYILGFITHHILDRTTHPYIIYRSGEERYKHQLLETTIDTLMVKRIRHLDTWEHPAYKQIYVGKTILDSLESFLQQLIKIHFPDSLTNIPTHFVNESYQDMLKAFTFFHDPSGLKNKLLFGKITPFSHRKSFPKADYLNEKKLEWLHPTDDQETSCSSFLELFEEALHEGKEILLQVQEYWLKDDLGILSELKDKIKNVSYDTGKDSSVRDQLLYFDPIV is encoded by the coding sequence ATGCCAAATATTTGGACTCATATTATTTTTGCCGAAAAACTTTCAGATGAACTTCCTTTACTTTCTTTTTCTAAGGAAGAACAAGCTTATTACCGTTATGGTTCCCAAGGACCAGACCCCTTCTTTTATCACAATTTTTGGCCTTGGAAGAAGTCTACCGTTCCACAAATTGGTTTAAACATTCATTATCAGCATTGCGGTCCATTCTTGATGAACATGATTATGGAAGGAAAAAAGGCTATAGATTCGCGCATAAATGCCTATATTTTAGGATTTATAACGCATCATATTCTTGACCGAACAACTCACCCCTATATTATTTATCGATCCGGAGAAGAGAGATATAAGCATCAGCTTCTAGAAACGACGATTGACACGTTGATGGTGAAACGTATACGCCACCTCGACACATGGGAACATCCCGCTTATAAACAAATATATGTAGGAAAAACAATTTTAGATTCCCTAGAATCCTTTTTACAACAATTAATAAAAATACACTTCCCAGACAGCTTAACTAATATTCCAACTCATTTTGTTAATGAATCCTACCAAGATATGCTTAAAGCATTCACCTTTTTCCATGATCCTTCTGGACTAAAAAACAAATTACTTTTTGGGAAAATCACTCCGTTTTCCCACCGAAAAAGCTTTCCAAAAGCAGATTATTTAAATGAAAAAAAGCTAGAATGGCTACATCCAACTGATGATCAGGAAACAAGTTGTTCTTCCTTTTTAGAGCTTTTCGAAGAAGCACTTCATGAGGGTAAAGAAATTCTTTTGCAAGTCCAAGAATACTGGTTAAAAGATGATTTGGGCATCCTCTCTGAACTAAAAGACAAAATAAAAAATGTCTCCTATGATACTGGAAAAGATAGTTCAGTTCGAGATCAACTTCTTTACTTTGATCCGATTGTGTAA